The following are encoded together in the Mesoplasma sp. JKS002658 genome:
- the map gene encoding type I methionyl aminopeptidase: MIKIKTKAEIEKMRIAGSVLAEGLQLLNTKAQVGTNLLDLDQAFAEFLKTKNCLPNFLGYQGFPKNICISINDQLVHTIPQDRVILEGDLVSIDAGCMYQGYNADAAFSKICGEPKSKKDVILIEVTEKSLEMAINVVKPGARIGDIGATIQNYVESFGFSVPRDYAGHGIGLDMHEDPFIPNYGTFNSGLRLREGMVICIEPMVQQGSRFTKTGPDGWTVYSVDHQNSAHFEHTILVTKTGCEVLTRNKGEKE, from the coding sequence ATGATTAAAATTAAAACTAAGGCAGAAATTGAAAAAATGCGAATAGCAGGAAGTGTTTTAGCTGAAGGATTACAGTTACTTAACACTAAAGCTCAGGTCGGGACGAATTTACTTGATCTTGACCAAGCGTTTGCCGAATTTTTAAAGACTAAAAACTGTTTGCCGAATTTTTTAGGATATCAAGGTTTTCCAAAAAACATTTGTATTTCAATTAATGACCAATTAGTTCACACAATTCCTCAAGATCGGGTGATTCTTGAGGGTGACCTTGTTTCAATTGATGCTGGGTGTATGTATCAAGGATACAATGCGGATGCAGCTTTTAGCAAAATTTGTGGTGAACCAAAAAGCAAAAAAGATGTTATACTTATAGAGGTGACTGAAAAATCGTTGGAAATGGCTATTAACGTGGTAAAACCAGGGGCAAGAATTGGTGACATCGGCGCAACAATTCAAAATTATGTGGAAAGTTTTGGGTTTTCTGTGCCACGAGATTATGCTGGTCATGGGATCGGTTTAGATATGCATGAAGATCCCTTTATTCCCAATTATGGAACTTTTAATAGTGGACTGCGTTTACGTGAAGGAATGGTTATTTGTATTGAACCAATGGTTCAACAAGGGAGTCGTTTTACTAAAACTGGTCCTGACGGGTGGACCGTCTATTCAGTTGACCACCAGAACAGTGCTCATTTTGAACATACTATTTTAGTGACCAAGACTGGTTGCGAAGTTTTAACTCGTAATAAAGGAGAAAAAGAATAG
- a CDS encoding tRNA pseudouridine synthase A, whose amino-acid sequence MWREFTQAYLLSLSYDGSSFKGWVKQPSTRTVQQTLEDAIKHLIKKVPFKVLGASKTDQGVHALDQKVLLQLDFEISNLTSFLHGLNKKLPLDVRINTIQRVANDFNVRQVVQKTYCYTINDHQFDIFRQRYELHWTKGLIDVNKLKKWLTLFVGNHDYFCFSGLKNAERSSFQTVRSIESITATRDQDNRIKIYFQAKGFIRYQIRMIVGACLQAYLNNPRSHEALIKLRLTREGDKSPFIVDGKGLCLVGITYQQGSEKQTYKED is encoded by the coding sequence ATGTGGCGTGAATTTACACAAGCTTATTTATTAAGTCTGAGTTATGATGGGTCAAGTTTTAAGGGGTGGGTCAAACAACCTTCAACTCGCACAGTGCAACAAACTTTAGAAGATGCAATTAAACATTTAATTAAAAAGGTTCCTTTTAAGGTTTTAGGAGCTTCAAAAACTGATCAGGGCGTTCATGCTCTGGATCAAAAAGTTTTATTACAACTTGATTTTGAAATTAGTAATTTAACTAGTTTTTTGCATGGTTTAAATAAAAAGTTACCCCTTGATGTGCGTATTAACACTATCCAACGGGTTGCTAATGATTTTAATGTTCGGCAAGTAGTACAAAAAACTTATTGTTATACGATCAATGATCATCAGTTTGATATTTTTAGACAGCGCTATGAATTGCACTGAACCAAAGGTTTGATTGATGTTAATAAGTTAAAGAAATGATTAACCTTATTTGTTGGTAATCACGATTATTTTTGTTTTTCTGGCTTAAAAAATGCTGAACGTTCATCCTTTCAAACGGTTAGATCAATTGAATCGATTACAGCAACTCGGGATCAAGATAACAGGATTAAAATTTATTTTCAAGCCAAAGGATTTATTCGGTACCAAATTCGGATGATTGTTGGAGCTTGCTTACAAGCCTATCTTAATAATCCTCGCAGTCACGAAGCGTTAATCAAACTTCGTTTAACTCGTGAAGGTGATAAGTCGCCTTTTATTGTTGATGGTAAGGGTCTTTGTTTGGTAGGAATTACTTATCAACAAGGAAGTGAAAAGCAAACTTATAAGGAAGATTAA
- a CDS encoding DNA-directed RNA polymerase subunit alpha has translation MKQFIRPEFNLLKEEKSTSYGEFMVEPLERGFGTTLGNALRRTLLAATPGAAVYAINLKGANHEFASLPGIVENVSRIVLNIKQLILKIDTKMYGDETVELKINSTTAGTVTAKDINLPAGVEVLNPELVIATLADGGVLDLTLFARNGRGYRSFKDNKEEVKEVGLITIDSNYSPIVKVAYHVEPTKIGRSIDLEKLILEVTTDGSLTPVAAISVAAKVLTAHLEYFINLDAEINDLEVIGTEEEEDQELDQNIDDLDLTQRSLNCLKRAGVETLRDLVSRSEDEIQEIRNLGRKSFKEIKDRVASLNLNFKQV, from the coding sequence ATGAAACAATTTATCAGACCAGAATTCAATCTTCTTAAAGAAGAAAAATCTACCTCTTATGGGGAATTTATGGTGGAACCATTAGAAAGAGGTTTTGGCACTACACTTGGTAATGCCTTACGTCGCACCCTATTAGCAGCAACCCCAGGAGCTGCAGTTTATGCGATTAATCTAAAGGGAGCAAACCATGAATTTGCCTCTCTACCAGGGATTGTAGAAAATGTTTCACGTATTGTCCTTAATATTAAACAATTGATTTTAAAGATTGATACCAAGATGTATGGTGATGAAACTGTTGAGTTAAAGATCAATAGTACTACTGCAGGGACAGTTACTGCTAAAGACATCAACCTTCCTGCTGGAGTTGAAGTTTTAAATCCAGAGTTAGTGATTGCTACTTTAGCTGATGGAGGAGTTTTAGATTTAACCCTATTTGCTCGTAATGGTCGTGGGTATCGTTCTTTCAAAGATAATAAAGAAGAAGTGAAAGAAGTTGGGTTAATTACTATCGATTCTAACTATTCACCAATCGTTAAGGTTGCTTATCACGTTGAACCAACTAAGATTGGTCGTAGCATTGATTTAGAAAAACTAATTTTAGAAGTTACTACTGATGGAAGTTTAACCCCAGTTGCGGCAATTTCAGTTGCGGCAAAAGTTTTAACTGCACACCTAGAATACTTCATTAATTTAGATGCAGAAATTAATGATTTAGAAGTAATTGGCACTGAGGAAGAAGAAGATCAAGAGTTAGATCAAAATATTGATGATTTAGATTTAACCCAACGTTCTTTAAACTGTTTAAAACGTGCTGGAGTTGAAACTTTACGTGATTTAGTTTCTCGTTCTGAAGATGAAATTCAAGAAATTAGAAATTTGGGTCGTAAATCATTTAAAGAAATTAAAGACCGCGTGGCTAGTTTAAATTTAAACTTCAAACAAGTATAA
- a CDS encoding dihydrofolate reductase: protein MITLIWAQTKKKVIGKDHQLPWKLVDEMKHFQQQTLNKSVLMGRKTWDALHIQPLPGRKNIVLTHQSRNNFPHQVEVITNLDSFLEQYTNQVEELMIIGGREVFDQVIKKANKLVVSIIDQDYPGDTYAPEIDPKVWKVVETKVYPEFSVYTFLRI, encoded by the coding sequence ATGATCACTTTAATTTGAGCTCAAACCAAAAAAAAGGTAATCGGAAAAGATCACCAGTTGCCATGAAAACTTGTTGATGAAATGAAACATTTTCAACAACAGACTTTAAATAAATCAGTTTTAATGGGGCGAAAAACTTGAGATGCTTTGCACATCCAACCACTCCCTGGACGCAAAAACATTGTTTTAACCCATCAAAGTAGAAACAATTTCCCTCATCAAGTAGAAGTTATCACTAACCTTGATTCTTTTTTAGAACAGTATACAAATCAAGTAGAGGAATTAATGATAATTGGAGGCAGAGAAGTTTTTGATCAAGTGATAAAAAAAGCTAACAAACTAGTTGTTAGCATTATTGATCAAGATTACCCAGGTGACACATACGCCCCAGAAATTGATCCAAAGGTTTGAAAAGTAGTCGAAACCAAAGTTTATCCCGAGTTTAGCGTTTACACTTTTTTAAGAATCTAA
- a CDS encoding energy-coupling factor transporter transmembrane component T family protein yields MRLTFGRYIPLNSPVHKMDPRFKLLMIILLIIAIFFPVGYTGYLFLSATIFSLYLLARLRWTMLFRLLLPAMIIFVVILIINIFLMKLTGEMTTGLLANQGDYSQYYHEVANHGYSGYLPGPYVDILTEKGPEILKVTGLGHFYHWKAFWFSEKALYSALLMAWRIFLMITLTTIITGTTQPLEITLGLEDLLSPLKLIGIPVYILSTIISIALRMIPTLMDEAGRIMKAQASRGIDIKNGSFKDKGKGLVSLIIPLLVSSFQKAEDLAYAMDARGYDPHAARTRFHQFSFSVVDLIIFAVGTSMGVLMIVYSQVYPTTSALMHLPYIDVLTAY; encoded by the coding sequence ATGCGTTTAACATTTGGCCGTTATATTCCCTTAAATTCCCCTGTCCATAAAATGGACCCACGGTTTAAACTTTTGATGATTATCCTTTTAATCATTGCGATTTTCTTTCCAGTTGGTTACACGGGATACTTATTTTTATCAGCAACGATTTTTAGTTTATATCTCTTAGCCCGATTACGATGAACAATGCTGTTTCGCCTTTTGCTTCCTGCGATGATTATTTTTGTGGTGATTTTGATTATTAATATCTTTTTGATGAAGTTAACAGGCGAGATGACTACGGGGTTATTGGCTAATCAAGGTGATTATAGTCAGTATTATCATGAAGTTGCTAACCATGGGTATAGTGGTTATCTTCCAGGTCCCTATGTTGATATTCTGACTGAAAAGGGGCCTGAGATTTTAAAAGTTACTGGTTTGGGTCACTTCTATCATTGAAAAGCGTTTTGATTTAGTGAAAAAGCCTTATACAGTGCTTTACTAATGGCTTGAAGAATTTTCTTAATGATCACTTTAACTACAATCATTACTGGGACTACTCAACCACTAGAAATTACGTTAGGATTAGAAGATTTACTTTCACCCTTAAAACTTATTGGAATCCCAGTTTACATTCTTTCGACAATTATTTCAATTGCTTTAAGAATGATTCCGACCCTGATGGATGAAGCAGGAAGAATTATGAAAGCTCAAGCTTCACGGGGAATTGATATTAAAAACGGAAGTTTTAAAGATAAGGGAAAAGGTTTGGTTTCTTTAATTATTCCTTTATTGGTTTCTTCATTTCAAAAGGCTGAAGACCTTGCTTATGCGATGGATGCTCGGGGTTATGATCCTCACGCTGCTCGTACTCGTTTCCACCAATTTAGTTTTTCTGTGGTTGATTTAATCATTTTTGCTGTTGGCACAAGTATGGGAGTTTTAATGATTGTTTATTCTCAAGTTTATCCAACCACTAGCGCTTTAATGCACCTACCCTATATTGATGTCTTAACTGCTTACTAA
- a CDS encoding energy-coupling factor transporter ATPase: MEKNQDFSTYLTEKLNQSDLDAYSQKLNSLNQDVNNSLEVFLSAKKKYHHQLITRIEYQQAKTNYHQAKANYQELIKIKAFKNNLVNINSLVKSTSVSDPSYETIINEQKAAQKLYAEFKEVVKSQGRLGNLEKLSPVAIEIKDLAFRYDEDEPLVLDDINLKINHGEYVAIVGHNGSGKSTLSKLLIGVLQPDEGSIKIFGNLMQDNNVEKVRQFVGIVFQNPDNQFIGSTVQDDIAFGLENHRVDPALMPTIIQASATRVGMENFLDKEPLMLSGGQKQRVAIASTLALDSDIIIFDEATSMLDPKGRREIKEIMVDLKNEGQKTILSITHDMDEILNASKVMVLNQGKMVRFGDPATVMGDKEFLRGIGLELPFVSMVEDALNNKGIKVQEGAKNLAELVDHLCALK; the protein is encoded by the coding sequence ATGGAAAAAAATCAGGATTTTTCAACCTATTTAACAGAAAAGCTCAATCAAAGTGATTTAGATGCTTATTCGCAAAAACTTAATAGTTTAAATCAGGATGTTAACAACAGCTTGGAAGTTTTTCTGTCCGCTAAAAAAAAGTACCATCACCAACTAATTACTCGTATTGAGTATCAACAAGCTAAGACTAATTATCATCAAGCCAAAGCGAATTATCAAGAACTAATTAAAATTAAGGCGTTTAAAAATAACTTAGTTAATATTAATAGTTTGGTAAAATCTACTTCTGTTAGTGATCCAAGTTATGAAACGATAATTAATGAACAAAAAGCAGCGCAAAAGTTGTACGCAGAATTTAAAGAAGTAGTAAAGAGCCAGGGTAGGTTGGGGAATTTAGAAAAACTTTCTCCTGTTGCAATTGAGATTAAAGACTTAGCTTTTCGTTATGATGAAGACGAACCCTTAGTGTTAGATGATATTAACCTAAAGATTAACCATGGTGAATATGTTGCAATTGTTGGTCACAACGGGTCAGGTAAATCAACGTTATCTAAGCTGCTTATTGGGGTATTACAACCAGATGAGGGGAGCATTAAAATTTTTGGTAATTTAATGCAAGATAATAATGTTGAGAAAGTTCGTCAGTTTGTGGGGATTGTTTTTCAAAATCCAGATAACCAGTTTATTGGTTCAACAGTCCAAGATGATATTGCTTTTGGTTTAGAAAACCATCGGGTTGATCCTGCATTAATGCCCACAATTATTCAAGCATCAGCTACCAGGGTAGGAATGGAAAACTTTTTAGATAAAGAACCTTTAATGCTCTCTGGAGGACAAAAACAGCGTGTAGCAATTGCTTCAACTCTGGCCTTAGATTCTGATATTATCATTTTTGATGAAGCCACAAGTATGTTAGATCCTAAGGGTAGACGTGAAATTAAAGAAATCATGGTAGATTTAAAGAATGAAGGTCAAAAAACAATCCTGTCGATTACTCACGATATGGATGAGATTTTAAATGCTTCAAAAGTAATGGTTTTAAATCAAGGTAAAATGGTGCGTTTTGGCGATCCCGCAACAGTTATGGGAGATAAGGAATTTTTGCGCGGCATTGGGTTGGAATTACCCTTTGTTTCAATGGTTGAAGATGCGTTAAATAATAAGGGAATTAAAGTTCAAGAAGGGGCCAAGAACTTGGCAGAATTGGTGGATCATTTATGCGCGCTAAAATAA
- a CDS encoding energy-coupling factor transporter ATPase, which produces MLKQAKKTKQKFDYQDDILLKDVSYVYSKNSPFEFKALNKATISLAKNKITCIIGTTGSGKSTLIQLTNGLLISETGVSLIGDYPIPAGIKKIVNVKELRKEIGLVFQFPEYQLFQDTIEKDIAFGPIHLGESKAKALKAVPELLTLVGLPPHYATRSPFELSGGQKRRVAIAGILALDGNTLVLDEPTGGLDPQGEDDFMNLFLNLNQQYHKRIIMVTHNMDQVLRIADEVIVMHNGQLYKKDSPFKIFSDEELLKKMEIEPPKIYELLYALKAKGIDLTTKEIRTIDDFTAAYQDYLTTTH; this is translated from the coding sequence ATTTTAAAACAAGCAAAAAAAACTAAACAAAAGTTTGATTATCAAGATGATATTTTGTTAAAAGACGTTTCTTATGTTTATTCAAAAAACTCTCCTTTTGAATTTAAAGCACTAAATAAAGCTACTATTAGTTTAGCTAAAAATAAGATTACTTGTATTATTGGTACTACTGGTTCGGGAAAATCAACTTTGATTCAATTAACTAATGGTTTATTGATTAGTGAAACTGGCGTTTCATTGATTGGTGATTATCCCATTCCTGCAGGAATTAAAAAAATCGTTAATGTCAAAGAATTGAGAAAAGAAATTGGGTTAGTTTTCCAATTTCCCGAATACCAGTTATTTCAAGATACTATCGAAAAAGATATTGCTTTTGGACCAATTCATTTGGGAGAAAGCAAGGCTAAAGCGTTAAAAGCCGTTCCTGAATTATTAACTTTAGTTGGTTTACCACCCCACTATGCTACTCGTTCACCTTTTGAATTATCAGGAGGACAAAAACGTCGGGTAGCGATTGCAGGAATTTTAGCTTTGGATGGTAACACGCTAGTTTTAGATGAACCAACAGGGGGATTGGATCCTCAGGGTGAAGATGACTTTATGAATTTATTTTTAAACTTAAACCAACAGTATCATAAGCGGATCATTATGGTGACTCACAACATGGATCAAGTTTTAAGAATTGCTGATGAAGTAATTGTGATGCATAATGGTCAACTTTATAAGAAAGATAGTCCCTTTAAAATCTTCTCTGATGAAGAATTATTAAAAAAGATGGAAATCGAACCACCAAAAATTTATGAGTTATTGTATGCTTTGAAAGCCAAGGGAATTGATTTAACGACAAAAGAAATTCGAACTATTGATGATTTCACTGCAGCATACCAAGATTATTTAACTACCACCCATTAA
- the rpsK gene encoding 30S ribosomal protein S11 — protein sequence MANKKPQTKKKIKKNIPKGIAHIHSTFNNTIVTISDEKGSVLAWSSAGALGFKGSKKSTPYAAQLIAEAAGKGAMDNGVRSISVEVKGPGPGRDAAVRSLQAVGLEISSIKDTTPIPHNGVRPRKRPRG from the coding sequence ATGGCAAATAAAAAACCACAAACTAAAAAGAAAATCAAGAAAAATATTCCTAAAGGAATTGCTCATATTCATTCTACTTTTAACAACACTATTGTTACAATTAGTGATGAAAAAGGGAGCGTTCTTGCTTGATCAAGTGCTGGAGCTTTAGGATTTAAAGGATCAAAAAAATCTACTCCTTATGCTGCTCAGTTGATTGCTGAAGCAGCAGGAAAAGGGGCAATGGATAACGGGGTGCGAAGCATTTCTGTTGAAGTTAAAGGCCCAGGACCAGGAAGAGATGCTGCAGTGAGAAGTTTACAAGCAGTTGGTTTAGAAATTTCTTCAATTAAAGATACCACACCAATTCCCCACAATGGTGTGCGTCCTAGAAAACGTCCAAGAGGTTAA
- a CDS encoding adenylate kinase, with translation MNIILLGAPGSGKGTQAEKLVTNQGFIQFSTGDVMRKEIEENTVLGKECKKYIDQGNLVPDVLVNQMVESYLVNTRSDNLIFDGYPRTLAQAKALDEMLKKLGKGIDKVFYIQVSDEVIIDRISNRLVCPMCKRSYNLVGRPPKTPGICDYDGTKLVRRSDDEPAKVIIRLKEYEKNTKPLVDYYHSIEKVIKIPGHDSDANVAYQQILESLK, from the coding sequence ATGAATATTATTTTATTGGGAGCTCCGGGTTCTGGAAAAGGAACTCAAGCAGAAAAACTGGTTACAAATCAAGGATTTATCCAATTCTCAACTGGGGATGTTATGCGAAAGGAAATCGAAGAAAATACTGTTCTTGGTAAAGAATGTAAAAAGTACATTGATCAAGGAAATTTGGTCCCTGATGTTCTGGTTAACCAAATGGTAGAAAGCTATTTGGTTAATACTCGTAGTGATAACTTAATTTTTGATGGTTATCCTCGTACCCTTGCTCAGGCCAAAGCTCTTGATGAAATGTTAAAAAAACTTGGTAAGGGAATTGATAAAGTCTTTTATATTCAAGTCAGTGATGAAGTAATCATCGACCGGATTTCCAACCGCTTGGTTTGTCCAATGTGCAAACGTAGTTATAATTTAGTTGGTCGTCCTCCAAAAACACCTGGGATTTGTGATTATGATGGAACTAAGTTGGTACGGAGAAGTGATGATGAACCAGCAAAGGTAATAATTAGATTAAAAGAATATGAAAAAAATACCAAACCTTTGGTTGATTATTATCATAGTATTGAAAAAGTAATTAAAATTCCTGGTCATGATAGTGATGCTAATGTCGCTTATCAACAAATTTTAGAAAGTTTAAAATAA
- the rpmJ gene encoding 50S ribosomal protein L36, translating to MKVRSSVKKICDNCRVIRRKGRVMIICIHPKHKQRQG from the coding sequence ATGAAAGTAAGATCATCAGTCAAAAAAATTTGCGACAATTGTCGAGTAATTAGACGTAAGGGACGTGTAATGATTATTTGTATCCACCCAAAACATAAACAACGTCAGGGTTAA
- the rpsM gene encoding 30S ribosomal protein S13, whose translation MARINGVEIPNNKRVVVALTYIYGVGNSTAQKILKNAQISEDVRVKDLTEEQIKDITQELGSVKTEGDLRREVSLNIKRLMEIGSYRGIRHRKSLPARGQSSKTNARTVKGPRKTVANKKK comes from the coding sequence ATGGCTCGTATTAATGGAGTAGAAATACCAAACAATAAAAGAGTAGTGGTTGCTTTAACCTATATTTATGGGGTAGGAAACAGTACTGCTCAAAAAATCTTAAAAAATGCCCAAATTTCAGAAGATGTGCGGGTAAAAGATTTAACTGAAGAACAAATCAAAGATATTACTCAAGAACTAGGAAGTGTAAAAACCGAAGGGGATTTACGTCGAGAAGTTTCTTTAAACATTAAACGTTTAATGGAAATTGGGAGTTATCGAGGAATTCGCCACCGTAAGAGTTTACCAGCGCGTGGACAATCTTCAAAGACCAATGCAAGAACTGTTAAAGGTCCAAGAAAAACTGTCGCCAATAAAAAGAAATAG
- the infA gene encoding translation initiation factor IF-1 has product MAKEDLLEVDGTVVEVLPNAMFKVKLENDVIIDAHVSGKIRMNYIRILPGDKVTVAISPYDMTRGRITYRFKG; this is encoded by the coding sequence ATGGCTAAAGAAGATTTATTAGAAGTCGATGGGACTGTTGTAGAAGTATTGCCCAACGCAATGTTTAAAGTGAAATTGGAAAACGATGTTATCATTGATGCCCACGTGTCAGGTAAAATCCGGATGAATTACATTCGCATTTTACCTGGAGATAAGGTAACAGTTGCGATTTCACCATATGATATGACACGTGGAAGAATTACTTATCGTTTTAAAGGATAA
- the rplQ gene encoding 50S ribosomal protein L17 yields MSYIQKRGQNTAWRESLMRNLTTELILNESLQLTQTRAKELQVHFDHMITLAKRNDLHARRQASAWLRNIQANEKETALQKLFTTLNKRYQDRNGGYTRILKLDNRKGDNAPMVLIELV; encoded by the coding sequence ATGTCATACATTCAAAAAAGAGGGCAAAACACTGCTTGAAGAGAGTCATTAATGCGTAATTTAACAACCGAGTTAATCCTTAATGAATCCTTACAACTTACCCAAACCAGAGCAAAAGAATTACAAGTGCACTTTGATCACATGATTACTTTAGCAAAACGTAATGATTTACACGCTCGTAGACAAGCAAGTGCTTGATTGCGAAACATCCAAGCAAATGAAAAGGAAACTGCGTTGCAAAAACTTTTCACCACCTTGAATAAACGTTATCAAGATCGTAATGGTGGGTATACCAGAATTCTAAAACTAGATAACCGTAAAGGCGACAATGCCCCAATGGTTTTAATTGAACTGGTTTAA